A part of Onthophagus taurus isolate NC chromosome 7, IU_Otau_3.0, whole genome shotgun sequence genomic DNA contains:
- the LOC111416146 gene encoding histone H1-like, translating to MTDVQQTEQQTPVSSETENTSPVKNKAAGGGSSSDSSTKKKKSQRSKATHPPTFEMVNNAIKTLKERNGSSLQAIKKYMTSNYKVDAEKMAPFIKKFLKTAIAAGGIVQTKGKGASGSFKLASASAKKSGRVTTSSLKKKPAAAAVSKRAKARAVSTKKSSSPAKAKTTPVPGSPVVESKKKAAVKAKKSPTVGEKKVTSSTTAAVKKTTTVRKAPSKAKKVTKGPTKKPKAPKPKTAKKVAGGAAQLKSSSTKKRSLPKKK from the coding sequence ATGACGGATGTACAACAAACGGAACAGCAAACCCCCGTATCTTCCGAAACGGAAAACACTTCACCCGTAAAAAACAAAGCTGCCGGCGGTGGTTCCTCCTCCGATTCGTCcacgaagaaaaagaaaagccAACGATCAAAAGCCACCCATCCACCCACATTCGAAATGGTGAATAACGCGATTAAGACCCTTAAGGAACGCAACGGTTCGTCGCTTCAagctattaaaaagtacatgACTTCTAATTACAAAGTTGACGCTGAGAAGATGGCTccgtttattaagaaattccTGAAGACCGCCATCGCTGCAGGCGGTATTGTCCAAACTAAAGGTAAAGGTGCGTCAGGATCGTTTAAACTGGCATCGGCCTCTGCAAAAAAGTCAGGCAGAGTAACGACTTCCTCCCTTAAAAAGAAACCTGCCGCCGCCGCCGTATCTAAAAGGGCCAAAGCTCGAGCTGTCTCTACGAAGAAATCCTCCTCACCTGCGAAGGCAAAAACAACGCCGGTGCCCGGTTCCCCTGTTGTTGAAAGCAAAAAGAAGGCTGCAGTAAAAGCCAAAAAGTCGCCAACGGTCGGAGAAAAGAAAGTAACCAGCTCTACTACTGCCGCAGTCAAAAAAACCACCACGGTTAGAAAAGCACCATCAAAAGCTAAAAAAGTTACCAAGGGACCAACGAAAAAGCCCAAAGCGCCGAAACCCAAAACCGCCAAGAAAGTCGCTGGTGGTGCTGCACAATTGAAATCGTCGTCCACGAAAAAGAGAagtttaccaaaaaaaaaatga
- the LOC139430743 gene encoding histone H3-like: protein MARTKQTARKSTGGKAPRKQLATKAARKSAPATGGVKKPHRYRPGTVALREICRYQKSTELLIRKLPFQRLVREIAQDFKTDLRFQSSAVMALQEASEAYLVGLFEDTNLCAIHAKRVTIMPKDIQLARRIRGERA from the coding sequence atggCTCGTACGAAACAAACTGCTCGGAAATCTACCGGAGGTAAAGCGCCACGTAAACAACTCGCAACTAAAGCGGCAAGGAAAAGCGCTCCCGCTACCGGTGGTGTCAAGAAACCGCATCGTTACAGACCTGGAACCGTAGCTCTTCGAGAAATTTGTCGTTACCAGAAAAGTACCGAACTTCTAATTAGAAAGTTGCCCTTCCAACGTTTGGTTAGAGAAATTGCCCAAGATTTCAAGACCGACTTGCGATTTCAAAGCAGCGCCGTTATGGCTTTGCAAGAGGCGAGCGAAGCTTACTTGGTCGGACTTTTCGAAGATACGAACTTGTGTGCAATTCATGCAAAACGAGTAACCATCATGCCGAAAGACATTCAGCTTGCTAGGCGCATTCGCGGCGAAAGAGCCTAA
- the LOC139430618 gene encoding histone H2A-like, which yields MSGRGKGGKVKGKAKSRSSRAGLQFPVGRIHRLLRKGNYAERVGAGAPVYLAAVMEYLAAEVLELAGNAARDNKKTRIIPRHLQLAIRNDEELNKLLSGVTIAQGGVLPNIQAVLLPKKTEKKP from the coding sequence ATGTCGGGTCGAGGAAAAGGTGGAAAAGTTAAAGGAAAAGCAAAATCCAGATCCAGTCGTGCAGGATTACAATTTCCTGTTGGTCGTATTCATCGATTGTTGAGGAAGGGCAATTACGCGGAACGCGTAGGAGCTGGAGCTCCCGTATATTTAGCGGCCGTAATGGAGTATTTGGCAGCCGAAGTTCTCGAGTTGGCCGGTAACGCTGCGAGAGACAACAAAAAGACTCGTATCATCCCTAGACATTTACAACTGGCCATACGTAACGACGAAGAATTGAATAAATTACTGTCGGGAGTGACGATTGCTCAAGGAGGTGTACTTCCGAACATTCAAGCTGTTTTGTTACCTAAGAAGACCGAGAAAAAaccttaa
- the LOC111416144 gene encoding histone H4, producing the protein MTGRGKGGKGLGKGGAKRHRKVLRDNIQGITKPAIRRLARRGGVKRISGLIYEETRGVLKVFLENVIRDAVTYTEHAKRKTVTAMDVVYALKRQGRTLYGFGG; encoded by the coding sequence atgactGGCCGTGGAAAGGGAGGAAAAGGTCTTGGAAAAGGAGGCGCCAAACGTCATCGCAAAGTACTCCGTGACAACATCCAGGGCATCACCAAACCAGCTATCAGACGTCTTGCCCGTCGCGGCGGTGTAAAGCGTATTTCAGGATTAATTTACGAAGAAACTCGAGGAGTTTTAAAGGTTTTCCTTGAGAACGTTATTCGCGACGCTGTCACATACACTGAACACGCAAAAAGGAAAACCGTTACTGCTATGGACGTCGTTTACGCCCTTAAGCGGCAAGGTCGTACTCTCTACGGCTTTGGGggttaa